Proteins encoded within one genomic window of Haloarcula marismortui ATCC 43049:
- a CDS encoding glycerate kinase type-2 family protein — translation MIRNRAEVVGNRVHEVALDCIEAAVDAAAPEAATKSAIGREDQTLTVGGRTYDLDEYGEVVIVGGGKAAGGVTRALESILGDTLSGGHVVVKQAIDTETVRSSVGDHPLPSDQNVAATADILETVDEADAETLILFVLTGGASALLSAPAGDLTLEDLQTTTDRLLSGGVPIAEINAVRKHLSDLKGGQIARRAAPATVAGLLISDVVGNDLSTIGSGPSVPDETTYEDARDVFERYDLTPPPAVCNYLESGRDGRVSETPFPDDTDFDRVTNHLIGDNATALDAAAAVAREAGYEPLVLTSRLRGEAREVAKPLVAIAEEATATGTPVEPPAVLLAGGETTVTVTGDGGQGGPNQEFVLSGALAHDGDAVIAAVDTDGEDGSSDVAGAIADGAAISDRERAREALLANDVGSYLSEIEATIETGPTGTNVNDVIVLAIPGPSE, via the coding sequence ATGATTCGCAACCGAGCCGAGGTCGTTGGTAATCGTGTCCACGAGGTCGCACTCGATTGTATCGAGGCCGCCGTGGACGCGGCCGCGCCTGAGGCGGCCACCAAGTCAGCCATCGGCCGCGAAGACCAGACGCTGACGGTCGGCGGGAGGACATACGACCTTGACGAGTACGGCGAGGTCGTCATCGTCGGCGGCGGGAAAGCCGCAGGCGGTGTGACACGGGCGCTTGAATCTATTCTCGGGGACACACTCAGCGGTGGCCACGTGGTCGTCAAGCAGGCTATTGACACCGAAACCGTCCGGAGTTCTGTCGGAGATCACCCGTTACCGTCGGACCAGAACGTTGCGGCGACGGCCGATATTCTCGAAACCGTTGACGAGGCCGATGCGGAGACGCTCATCCTGTTTGTTCTGACCGGCGGAGCCAGCGCGCTTCTATCGGCTCCGGCCGGGGACCTGACACTGGAGGACCTCCAGACAACGACCGACAGGCTCCTCAGTGGCGGCGTCCCGATTGCGGAGATCAACGCGGTTCGGAAACACCTCTCAGACCTGAAAGGTGGGCAGATAGCACGGCGCGCGGCTCCCGCCACTGTCGCTGGGCTACTAATCAGCGACGTTGTCGGAAACGACCTCTCAACCATCGGTAGCGGTCCCTCAGTTCCGGACGAAACCACGTACGAGGACGCCCGTGACGTGTTCGAACGATACGACCTCACGCCACCGCCGGCCGTTTGCAATTATCTCGAATCCGGGCGAGATGGCCGAGTATCGGAGACGCCGTTTCCCGATGACACAGATTTTGACCGGGTGACGAACCATCTCATCGGGGACAACGCAACCGCACTTGACGCCGCCGCGGCCGTCGCACGGGAGGCGGGGTACGAACCACTCGTGCTCACGTCTCGCCTGCGCGGCGAAGCCCGCGAAGTGGCGAAACCGCTCGTCGCAATTGCCGAAGAGGCAACAGCGACGGGAACACCGGTCGAACCGCCGGCCGTTCTCCTTGCCGGTGGCGAGACGACCGTCACCGTAACAGGGGACGGCGGACAGGGAGGTCCGAATCAGGAATTTGTTCTCTCCGGTGCACTGGCCCACGACGGCGACGCGGTCATCGCGGCCGTCGACACTGACGGCGAAGACGGAAGCTCCGATGTGGCCGGTGCTATCGCGGATGGGGCCGCCATTAGCGACCGCGAACGGGCCCGCGAGGCGTTGCTTGCAAACGATGTCGGCTCGTACCTCTCAGAAATCGAGGCGACAATTGAAACCGGACCAACCGGGACAAACGTCAACGACGTGATCGTGCTCGCTATTCCGGGCCCAAGCGAGTAA
- a CDS encoding DUF362 domain-containing protein, whose amino-acid sequence MNASDQQIAADALSVPEETIVDACDDPPLPEFGIIEQNWETDPITPAHVATHAARAAESLSFADVPDGGEVALGVGSRGIANLPTIVAGVVDAVSDAGYEPFVFPAMGSHGGATGEGQRAMLNELGVTESTIGCEIRSSMDVVEVGRTPDRDVPVVADDNAVAADAIIPINRVKPHTDFDGPVESGLSKMLVIGMGKQRGAQIAHKWAVDWSFRQMIPEITGRLLKELPIVGGVAIVEDQHDETTLIEGVPPSGFLDREEELLETAYELMPTLPFEELDLVVFDRQGKEISGQGLDTNVIGRRPFSINEPAPETPDIKRIFTRGLTEKTHGNAMGIGSADIIHADIIAELDAETSLINALTASTIRGVKLPPVVETDRAGIVAALSTIGVVDTDTVRVLRAADTMHLHQLYASPALVEAARDRDDLRVVEDPSPIEFDNGQLVAPSLRE is encoded by the coding sequence ATGAACGCATCAGATCAACAGATCGCGGCGGACGCACTCTCGGTCCCGGAAGAGACGATCGTCGACGCCTGCGACGATCCACCGCTCCCCGAATTCGGTATCATCGAACAGAACTGGGAGACAGACCCGATAACGCCAGCCCATGTCGCAACACACGCAGCCCGAGCGGCCGAATCCCTGTCCTTTGCGGACGTGCCTGACGGCGGTGAAGTCGCGCTGGGTGTCGGCAGTCGCGGTATCGCGAATCTGCCTACTATTGTCGCTGGTGTCGTCGACGCAGTTTCCGACGCCGGCTACGAGCCATTCGTCTTCCCGGCGATGGGAAGCCACGGTGGCGCGACCGGCGAGGGGCAACGAGCAATGTTGAACGAACTGGGCGTGACCGAGTCGACCATCGGCTGTGAAATCCGGTCGAGTATGGACGTGGTCGAGGTCGGACGAACACCGGACCGTGACGTGCCTGTCGTCGCTGATGATAACGCTGTGGCGGCTGATGCAATCATCCCAATCAACCGCGTCAAGCCGCACACGGACTTCGACGGCCCCGTCGAAAGCGGGCTCTCGAAAATGCTCGTCATCGGCATGGGCAAGCAGCGCGGCGCACAGATTGCCCACAAGTGGGCCGTCGACTGGTCGTTTCGCCAAATGATTCCAGAGATTACTGGCCGGCTGCTCAAAGAGTTGCCCATCGTCGGCGGCGTCGCAATCGTCGAGGACCAGCACGACGAGACAACGCTGATAGAGGGCGTGCCGCCGAGTGGCTTCCTCGACCGCGAAGAAGAACTGTTAGAGACCGCCTACGAACTGATGCCGACGCTCCCGTTCGAAGAGCTGGATCTCGTGGTGTTCGACCGTCAGGGGAAAGAAATCAGCGGTCAGGGACTCGATACAAACGTCATTGGCCGCCGACCGTTCTCGATAAACGAGCCGGCCCCAGAGACACCGGATATCAAACGCATCTTCACACGCGGGCTGACAGAGAAGACCCACGGCAACGCGATGGGCATCGGCTCAGCTGATATCATCCATGCTGATATTATTGCGGAACTTGACGCGGAAACGTCGCTGATCAATGCCCTTACTGCAAGCACGATCCGTGGCGTGAAACTGCCGCCGGTGGTCGAAACCGACCGCGCCGGCATCGTCGCTGCGCTGTCGACGATAGGGGTCGTCGACACCGACACCGTTCGAGTCCTCCGTGCAGCCGACACGATGCATCTCCACCAGCTCTACGCATCGCCGGCGCTGGTCGAGGCCGCACGCGACCGTGACGACCTTCGTGTGGTCGAAGACCCGTCACCGATTGAGTTCGATAACGGACAGCTCGTCGCGCCGTCGCTTCGCGAGTAG
- a CDS encoding LUD domain-containing protein, whose protein sequence is MATADEIRELMRTEGAAIAENTQGFNTGRYDSVGDLEDYEDLKRAARGIKEDAIEELPELLDQLTETVEANGGTVYIADDAADANEYIRDVADERAADRVVKSKSMTSEEIEVNEALEADGVDVVETDLGEWVLQIADEAPSHIVAPAIHKSRESIAELFNEQFDPDEPLETAAELTHFAREKLGEQIIDAEVGITGANFIAADTGTMALVTSEGNARKTVAATDTHVAVAGVEKVIPTVEDLHPFIELIGRSGTGQDITSYVSLLTPPVDTPVVDFTDDETPLSEFDSDRDFHLVLIDNGRLEMRDDEQLRETLYCIRCSACSNSCANFQSVGGHAFGGETYSGGIATGWEAGIEGLDVAEKFNDLCTGCTRCVNACPVGIDIPWINTVVRDRINRDKEAPGEWLVDGLTPDEEDDGAPLQKRFFGNFETVAKLGSATAPVSNWLADTTLARQTMSRVLGIDPRRDLPAFERETLVDWAGDRDSQVTNPERRAVLYPDLYTNHVQVERGKAAVRVLESLGVDVVVPPAPSSGRAPLSQGMVATATDHAERVTKALEPHIADGRDVVVIEPSDHAMFTREYERLLDESSFTDIAANSYEVFEYVFGLLDNGASVDSLSTVTGAEIAYHSHCQQRTLGLEAHTVAVLEECGYDVVTSDVECCGMAGSFGYKSDYYELSMDVGDRLRTQLEDDGVQDRPVVASGTSCLEQIDALLERQPRHPIELLAT, encoded by the coding sequence ATGGCGACTGCCGATGAAATCCGCGAACTGATGCGGACCGAAGGTGCGGCAATCGCGGAGAACACGCAGGGGTTCAACACGGGACGCTACGACTCTGTCGGAGATCTAGAGGACTACGAGGACCTCAAGCGAGCGGCCCGGGGTATCAAGGAGGACGCCATCGAGGAGCTACCGGAGCTTCTCGACCAGCTAACGGAGACTGTCGAAGCCAACGGCGGAACGGTGTACATCGCCGACGACGCCGCTGACGCGAACGAGTACATCCGTGATGTGGCCGACGAGCGCGCGGCTGACCGGGTCGTCAAGAGTAAGTCGATGACCAGCGAGGAGATCGAGGTCAACGAAGCGCTCGAAGCAGATGGCGTGGACGTAGTGGAAACGGATCTGGGCGAGTGGGTGTTGCAGATCGCCGACGAAGCCCCCTCTCACATCGTCGCCCCGGCTATTCACAAGTCACGCGAGAGCATCGCGGAGCTATTCAACGAACAATTCGACCCCGACGAGCCTTTAGAGACAGCGGCGGAACTGACCCACTTCGCCCGCGAGAAACTGGGTGAGCAGATCATCGACGCAGAAGTCGGGATCACCGGCGCGAACTTCATCGCGGCCGATACCGGGACGATGGCGCTGGTCACTAGTGAGGGCAACGCTCGCAAAACGGTGGCTGCGACGGACACACACGTCGCCGTCGCTGGCGTCGAAAAAGTCATTCCGACAGTTGAAGACCTCCACCCGTTCATCGAACTCATCGGTCGGTCGGGCACCGGGCAGGACATTACATCGTACGTCTCGTTGCTGACCCCTCCGGTTGACACGCCGGTCGTCGATTTCACCGACGACGAAACACCGCTGTCGGAATTCGATTCCGACCGCGATTTCCATCTTGTGTTGATCGACAACGGCCGACTGGAGATGCGAGATGACGAGCAGCTTCGGGAGACGCTGTACTGCATCCGATGTTCCGCCTGTTCGAACTCGTGTGCGAACTTTCAGAGCGTCGGCGGCCACGCCTTCGGTGGGGAGACGTATTCGGGTGGCATTGCGACGGGCTGGGAGGCTGGCATCGAAGGGCTGGACGTGGCCGAGAAGTTCAATGACCTCTGTACTGGGTGTACGCGCTGTGTGAATGCCTGTCCCGTCGGTATCGATATTCCCTGGATCAACACTGTCGTCCGGGACCGCATCAATCGCGACAAAGAGGCCCCTGGAGAGTGGCTCGTCGACGGCCTCACTCCTGACGAAGAAGACGACGGCGCACCACTGCAGAAGCGCTTCTTCGGTAACTTCGAGACCGTGGCGAAACTGGGCAGCGCCACCGCGCCGGTGTCGAACTGGCTGGCGGACACGACACTCGCTCGGCAAACGATGTCCCGAGTTCTGGGCATCGACCCGCGCCGAGACCTTCCAGCGTTCGAACGGGAGACGCTCGTTGACTGGGCTGGCGACCGTGACTCACAGGTCACAAATCCCGAGCGCCGGGCGGTGCTGTATCCGGACCTGTACACCAATCACGTGCAGGTAGAGCGGGGCAAAGCCGCGGTAAGGGTGCTTGAGTCGCTGGGTGTCGACGTGGTAGTGCCGCCGGCTCCGTCCAGCGGCCGCGCGCCGCTATCACAGGGTATGGTTGCGACGGCGACAGACCACGCTGAGCGGGTCACAAAGGCCCTCGAACCACATATCGCAGACGGCCGCGACGTGGTCGTTATCGAGCCGAGCGACCACGCGATGTTCACCCGCGAATACGAGCGACTCCTTGATGAGTCGTCTTTCACTGACATCGCGGCGAACAGCTACGAGGTGTTCGAATACGTCTTCGGATTACTCGACAACGGCGCATCCGTCGATTCACTCTCGACCGTCACCGGCGCGGAAATCGCGTATCACAGCCACTGCCAGCAGCGAACACTCGGTCTTGAAGCTCATACCGTCGCTGTCCTCGAAGAATGTGGCTACGACGTTGTTACATCCGACGTGGAGTGCTGTGGCATGGCCGGGAGCTTCGGGTACAAGTCCGATTACTACGAACTGAGCATGGACGTTGGCGACCGGCTCCGGACCCAGTTGGAAGACGACGGCGTACAGGACCGGCCCGTCGTCGCCAGTGGGACCTCCTGTCTGGAGCAGATCGACGCGCTACTGGAGCGGCAGCCGCGCCATCCGATCGAACTGTTGGCGACGTAA
- a CDS encoding LUD domain-containing protein, translating to MESKRASFEGALEALGVTVSSTSESELEAAVTEAVTEPAVGVALDETVGDGTFSLVETPITVDPTPAALREATTGVTGAELGVGDYGSLVLSMTEQASELVSLFVERHVAILYEEDIQPDMDAAVAELDERFTETNGSAIIATGPSATADMGALVKGAHGPKEVHVIIVEEED from the coding sequence ATGGAAAGCAAACGCGCGTCGTTCGAGGGTGCTCTCGAAGCACTGGGTGTGACAGTTTCAAGCACTTCTGAGTCTGAACTCGAAGCCGCTGTTACGGAAGCAGTCACGGAGCCTGCAGTCGGGGTCGCGCTCGACGAGACGGTTGGGGACGGGACGTTTTCGCTCGTGGAGACGCCGATCACCGTCGACCCGACGCCGGCCGCGCTCCGCGAGGCGACCACCGGCGTAACGGGGGCCGAACTCGGTGTCGGCGATTACGGCTCACTCGTCCTCTCGATGACTGAACAGGCTAGTGAGCTCGTGAGCCTATTTGTCGAGCGCCACGTCGCCATTCTTTACGAGGAAGACATCCAGCCCGATATGGACGCAGCAGTGGCAGAACTGGACGAGCGGTTTACCGAAACTAACGGGAGTGCGATTATTGCAACAGGACCGAGTGCAACGGCTGACATGGGCGCGCTGGTCAAGGGCGCACACGGTCCCAAAGAGGTCCACGTCATCATCGTCGAGGAGGAGGACTGA
- a CDS encoding IclR family transcriptional regulator: MTDEPQYAVEATQTSVAILEALVNATGPIGVTEVANTVGVSKSVAHNHLSTLRAAGYVVKRAEKYEASLRPLALGERTRDGLSFYQAAEQQLDNLATATGETTTLFVLEETSGVPVSISEPEDGWSTPFHAGERLPLHVNAMGKALLASLPSDRVESILDETELIAPTDATIVDQDELAEELRRIRDDGIAFCRGEQYEGIIGVAAPLPDVSGNRVAALGIAGPVERLNGRYLREDITGQVLSTTKSIQVALTSN, from the coding sequence ATGACTGACGAACCACAGTATGCGGTCGAAGCAACCCAAACGTCCGTTGCTATCCTCGAAGCGCTTGTCAACGCGACGGGACCCATCGGTGTGACAGAGGTTGCCAATACCGTCGGGGTATCCAAGAGCGTCGCTCACAACCATCTCTCGACGTTGCGTGCGGCTGGATACGTTGTCAAGCGCGCAGAGAAGTATGAGGCATCGCTCCGCCCGCTGGCTCTCGGTGAGCGAACGCGTGACGGGCTCAGTTTCTATCAGGCAGCGGAGCAGCAACTGGACAACCTCGCGACGGCGACAGGGGAGACAACGACGCTGTTTGTCCTCGAAGAAACGTCCGGTGTCCCGGTGTCGATCTCCGAACCTGAGGACGGCTGGTCAACCCCGTTCCACGCGGGCGAACGGTTGCCACTCCACGTCAACGCCATGGGAAAGGCATTGCTGGCGTCGCTTCCGAGTGACCGCGTCGAATCGATTCTCGATGAGACGGAACTTATTGCGCCGACTGACGCCACGATCGTAGATCAGGACGAACTCGCCGAGGAACTGCGCCGAATCCGCGACGACGGCATAGCGTTCTGCAGAGGAGAACAGTACGAAGGGATCATCGGTGTTGCCGCCCCGCTCCCTGATGTCAGTGGCAATCGGGTCGCTGCGCTGGGGATCGCTGGCCCTGTTGAACGCCTGAACGGCCGATACCTCAGGGAAGATATCACTGGGCAAGTCCTCAGCACGACAAAATCCATTCAGGTGGCCCTTACATCGAATTAA
- a CDS encoding galactitol-1-phosphate 5-dehydrogenase — protein sequence MRASTLTDVGEITVEDRDRPDPADDEVLVQVGACSVCMTDYHMYHGTFAAETPLVLGHEGAGTVAEVGADVDRFAVGDRVAINPTVPCNACSYCKKGETHLCENNTSIGGAGDTILDGAFAEYVRVPAINVEDIGEMSFERAALAEPLACCVHGVEQADIKPGDSVGIIGAGPIGLLLLQAFRNAGAAPIVVSELDDERRELAADLGADAVIDPNEEDPEEAIPAAAGGPVNVGAEAIGLVPTIKQANAVTAPGGSTLIFGVPDQEATMEVSPFDVFFDEVDYRGSFSLTTEDFERAITLLRHERIDAETLITERIGLDDLPAAFERMGNAEGLKKVVVPGDSE from the coding sequence ATGCGCGCCAGCACGTTGACCGATGTCGGCGAAATTACTGTGGAAGACCGCGACCGACCGGACCCTGCGGATGACGAGGTTCTCGTTCAGGTAGGTGCCTGTAGCGTCTGCATGACCGACTATCACATGTATCACGGCACCTTCGCCGCCGAAACACCGCTGGTCCTGGGCCACGAAGGTGCCGGGACCGTCGCCGAAGTCGGTGCCGACGTTGATCGCTTTGCGGTCGGAGACCGTGTCGCAATCAACCCCACCGTCCCCTGTAACGCCTGTTCGTACTGCAAGAAGGGGGAGACGCACCTCTGTGAGAACAACACGAGTATCGGCGGTGCCGGTGACACCATCCTTGACGGTGCTTTCGCCGAGTACGTCCGCGTTCCGGCTATCAACGTCGAGGACATCGGCGAGATGTCCTTCGAACGAGCCGCGCTCGCCGAACCGCTCGCCTGCTGTGTCCACGGCGTCGAGCAGGCTGACATCAAACCGGGAGACAGTGTCGGTATTATCGGCGCTGGCCCGATTGGATTGCTGCTCCTGCAGGCGTTCCGCAACGCGGGCGCTGCCCCAATCGTGGTTTCCGAACTCGATGACGAACGGCGAGAGCTGGCCGCCGACCTCGGCGCAGATGCCGTCATCGACCCCAACGAAGAAGATCCCGAGGAAGCGATCCCGGCGGCGGCCGGTGGACCGGTCAACGTCGGCGCTGAGGCCATCGGGCTCGTCCCGACAATCAAGCAGGCTAACGCTGTGACCGCGCCCGGCGGCTCGACGCTCATCTTCGGCGTCCCGGATCAGGAAGCGACGATGGAAGTCAGTCCGTTCGATGTCTTCTTCGACGAGGTCGACTACCGCGGTTCGTTCTCCCTGACGACCGAGGACTTCGAGCGAGCGATAACACTGCTCAGACACGAACGCATCGACGCAGAGACGCTCATCACCGAACGTATCGGGCTTGACGACCTCCCAGCAGCGTTTGAACGGATGGGCAACGCTGAGGGACTGAAGAAAGTAGTCGTTCCAGGGGACTCCGAGTGA
- a CDS encoding extracellular solute-binding protein — MTNSNRRKFLKATGVGLLGGLAGCTRGGDSSGGDGSDGSSDGSDGSGGSDGGTSTSGSDGELAIPLSEYEDADIDWRQFEGSSINIGAVQHPWVSAIKPAVPVFEELTGIDVVWNVLPEQQFRTKRQTDVSTGAGQFDVFYMDQVVNQFREEGWIQPLDPFFDDDSLFDEDWYEPDDLFEASRWQAHGGGYSDTWTGMPITVEVQTQFYRKDLYDKHDLEVAETLEQFRQNAQTIHENESDVVGTVGRGDKGYGMNIYILNTFLREFGTSLWTEFPTDSGLDSDGVINAAEWYVSLLQDYGPEGASTQTWSDVLSTMQEGRAGHIVSDANLFWPGLTGSDSSVADNIGIAKAPSPADGQFSPNAFNWQISTSKNAQNSEQAFLFMVWASSQPTNTWMHVEGDAAFSVRQSVWENDEFRSRVGENFAQVTLESLQEAAPDPFDRKYPQWGQRYSEELQRAIAGQKSAEEAMTKAASVAEDIYSN, encoded by the coding sequence ATGACCAACTCCAACAGGCGGAAGTTCCTGAAAGCGACAGGTGTCGGACTACTCGGCGGCCTCGCTGGCTGCACACGAGGCGGCGATAGCTCGGGCGGCGACGGGAGCGACGGTTCGAGCGATGGAAGCGACGGAAGCGGTGGCAGCGATGGCGGAACCAGCACCAGCGGCAGCGACGGTGAACTCGCAATTCCGCTCAGCGAGTACGAGGACGCCGATATCGACTGGCGACAGTTCGAGGGGTCCTCGATCAACATCGGAGCCGTCCAGCACCCCTGGGTTTCGGCCATCAAGCCCGCAGTCCCCGTCTTCGAGGAACTGACCGGAATCGACGTCGTCTGGAACGTCCTGCCCGAACAGCAGTTCCGAACCAAGCGCCAGACAGACGTTAGTACCGGCGCCGGGCAGTTCGACGTCTTCTACATGGACCAGGTCGTCAACCAGTTCCGTGAAGAGGGCTGGATACAGCCGCTCGACCCGTTCTTTGACGACGACAGTCTCTTCGACGAGGACTGGTACGAGCCCGACGATCTCTTCGAGGCGTCGCGCTGGCAGGCCCACGGTGGCGGCTACAGCGACACGTGGACCGGGATGCCGATTACCGTCGAAGTCCAGACGCAGTTCTACCGCAAAGACCTCTACGACAAGCACGACCTGGAGGTCGCGGAGACGCTCGAACAGTTCCGACAGAACGCCCAGACCATCCACGAAAACGAGTCGGACGTCGTCGGCACCGTCGGCCGCGGCGACAAGGGCTACGGGATGAACATCTACATCCTGAACACGTTCCTGCGAGAGTTCGGCACCTCGCTGTGGACCGAGTTCCCGACAGACTCCGGCCTCGACTCCGACGGCGTCATCAACGCCGCCGAGTGGTACGTCAGCCTGCTGCAGGACTACGGTCCTGAAGGGGCCTCAACCCAGACCTGGTCGGACGTGCTCTCGACGATGCAGGAAGGGCGCGCCGGCCACATCGTCTCCGACGCAAATCTGTTCTGGCCCGGACTCACCGGCTCTGACTCCTCGGTCGCCGACAACATCGGTATCGCGAAGGCTCCCAGCCCGGCTGACGGCCAGTTCTCGCCCAACGCGTTCAACTGGCAGATTTCCACGTCCAAGAACGCACAGAACTCCGAGCAGGCGTTCCTGTTCATGGTGTGGGCGTCCTCGCAGCCGACCAACACCTGGATGCACGTCGAGGGCGACGCCGCCTTCTCCGTCCGACAGTCCGTCTGGGAGAACGACGAGTTCCGCTCTCGTGTCGGCGAGAATTTCGCACAGGTGACCCTCGAGTCCCTGCAGGAAGCCGCACCGGACCCGTTCGACCGGAAATACCCGCAGTGGGGTCAGCGCTACTCCGAGGAACTGCAGCGCGCCATCGCCGGGCAGAAGTCCGCCGAGGAGGCGATGACCAAGGCGGCGTCCGTCGCAGAAGACATCTACAGCAATTAA
- a CDS encoding carbohydrate ABC transporter permease, translating to MSTPTQTETTPQSTFARLRDLWNDYLPYWFMAPMVLVMIMITFFPGAYDLYLSLIAESTLDVFAAEFVGLRNFETAFTRGGAIHSFVITITVVVSALLLETVLGFVLAALVAGVGSGRAKSFYRVLFIIPMAVAPVSLATIGRIMLNSEIGIIPYVINTGTPFAAPSFLSEVPLLTVILLDAWNWTPFMFIIFYAGLSSVPKTLIEASRVDGAPMWRRYVHVIIPYMKPVVFVATLIRLIDLFRTFGVVYGLTGGGPGTATQLVSINIYEQMFINNQITVAAAIAIVYLVLVVALCNVIIAKVGFEGVWD from the coding sequence ATGAGTACACCAACGCAAACGGAAACGACACCCCAATCGACCTTCGCCAGGCTGCGGGACCTGTGGAACGACTACCTCCCGTACTGGTTCATGGCACCGATGGTGCTGGTGATGATCATGATCACCTTCTTCCCCGGTGCCTACGACCTATATCTTAGCCTGATCGCAGAGTCGACACTCGACGTATTCGCGGCCGAGTTTGTCGGACTGCGTAACTTCGAGACAGCGTTCACCCGCGGCGGCGCGATCCACTCGTTCGTCATCACGATTACCGTCGTCGTCAGCGCGCTGCTCCTCGAAACCGTCCTCGGGTTCGTCCTGGCCGCGCTCGTCGCCGGCGTCGGCTCCGGCCGGGCGAAGTCGTTCTACCGGGTGTTGTTCATCATTCCGATGGCCGTCGCCCCCGTCTCGCTCGCGACCATCGGCCGGATCATGCTGAACAGCGAAATCGGCATCATTCCGTACGTTATAAACACCGGCACGCCATTCGCAGCGCCGAGTTTCCTCTCTGAGGTCCCGCTGCTGACGGTGATCCTGCTTGACGCGTGGAACTGGACCCCGTTCATGTTCATCATCTTCTACGCCGGCCTCTCGTCGGTGCCGAAGACGCTCATCGAAGCGTCGCGCGTCGACGGTGCGCCGATGTGGCGGCGCTACGTCCACGTCATCATCCCCTACATGAAGCCGGTCGTGTTCGTTGCGACGCTCATCCGGTTGATCGACCTGTTCCGGACGTTCGGCGTGGTGTACGGGCTCACGGGCGGCGGTCCCGGGACGGCAACCCAGCTCGTGAGCATCAATATCTACGAACAGATGTTCATCAACAACCAGATCACCGTGGCCGCAGCAATCGCCATCGTCTACCTCGTCCTCGTCGTTGCACTGTGTAACGTCATCATTGCGAAGGTCGGCTTCGAGGGGGTGTGGGACTGA
- a CDS encoding carbohydrate ABC transporter permease — protein MATTDSDSATASQRLDKDTREKLITVVRHTILLTWSFIVLFPLYWLASMSLKPPGTANSLPPDWIFLPTVYNYIQLIQDSGFVAAFANSLVMVSASVVLVLLIGVPAAYVLSRYDIPMERDVLVWILSSRMLPPIAVVLPFFIIFRELNLFDTRVGMVLMYVSINLSLVVWVMKAFFDGIPETLEEAARVDGATQFQGFRKVVLPAAKPGIFSVAIISFIFAWIELLFGLVLTSFEAVPVTLFVYSFIGSRSIEWGMLAAASTAMIVPVVIFLIAVNKYLAAGLSFGVVIKE, from the coding sequence ATGGCGACGACGGATAGCGACTCCGCGACCGCGTCACAGCGACTCGACAAGGACACGCGGGAGAAACTCATCACGGTAGTTCGACACACTATTCTCCTGACGTGGTCGTTCATCGTGCTGTTCCCGCTGTACTGGCTCGCTTCGATGTCGCTGAAACCGCCCGGAACAGCGAATTCGTTGCCGCCTGACTGGATATTCCTGCCGACGGTGTACAACTACATCCAGCTGATTCAGGACTCGGGGTTCGTCGCGGCGTTCGCCAACAGCCTCGTCATGGTGTCGGCGTCGGTCGTCCTCGTGCTGTTGATCGGCGTTCCCGCCGCCTACGTACTCTCGCGGTATGACATCCCGATGGAGCGGGACGTTCTCGTGTGGATACTCTCTTCACGGATGCTCCCGCCCATTGCCGTCGTGCTCCCGTTCTTCATCATCTTCCGAGAGCTCAATCTGTTCGACACCCGCGTCGGGATGGTGCTGATGTACGTCAGCATCAACCTCTCGCTCGTCGTCTGGGTGATGAAGGCGTTCTTCGACGGCATCCCCGAGACCTTAGAGGAGGCCGCCCGCGTCGACGGCGCGACCCAGTTCCAGGGCTTCAGGAAGGTCGTCCTGCCGGCGGCCAAGCCCGGCATCTTCTCGGTCGCCATCATCAGCTTCATCTTCGCGTGGATAGAGCTACTGTTCGGACTCGTGCTGACGAGCTTCGAGGCTGTGCCGGTGACGCTGTTCGTCTACTCGTTCATCGGCTCGCGCTCGATCGAATGGGGAATGCTCGCGGCCGCCTCGACGGCGATGATCGTTCCGGTCGTCATCTTCCTCATCGCGGTCAACAAGTACCTCGCGGCCGGGCTCAGTTTCGGCGTGGTGATCAAAGAATGA